Proteins encoded within one genomic window of Mesorhizobium sp. AR10:
- a CDS encoding NUDIX domain-containing protein: protein MATNTEAAFRQTGWAGLRARLFHLYFVLRRPMTLGVRGLIHDRTANSVFLIRHTYVPGWQFPGGGVEVGETLAEALARELAEEGNIALTAPPVLKSMHFNRRSSRRDHVGLYLIEHFNQAAPKLPDHEIAEGRFFPLDSLPKETTPATLRRIAEVLGGEPPSPYW, encoded by the coding sequence ATGGCGACCAATACGGAGGCCGCTTTCCGCCAGACCGGTTGGGCCGGTCTCAGGGCAAGGCTGTTCCACCTCTATTTCGTGCTGCGGCGACCAATGACGCTCGGTGTGCGCGGCCTGATCCATGACCGTACTGCCAATTCCGTCTTCCTCATCCGCCACACCTACGTTCCGGGCTGGCAGTTTCCGGGCGGTGGCGTCGAGGTCGGCGAGACACTGGCCGAGGCGCTGGCGCGTGAGCTGGCCGAAGAAGGCAACATCGCCTTGACCGCCCCACCAGTGCTGAAATCGATGCATTTCAACCGCCGCTCCAGCCGCCGCGACCATGTCGGCCTCTACCTGATCGAACACTTCAACCAGGCCGCACCCAAATTGCCGGACCACGAGATCGCCGAAGGCCGCTTCTTCCCACTCGACAGTCTGCCGAAAGAAACAACGCCGGCGACGCTACGGCGGATCGCTGAAGTGCTTGGCGGCGAACCACCCTCGCCCTACTGGTAG
- a CDS encoding metallophosphoesterase family protein, which yields MFRLAHISDVHLGPLPDVTYRDLASKRVVGYVNWQRNRRRHMHDAVIDTIVADMKASAPDHLAVTGDLVNLALDGEIEMAKHWLETLGSPDDVSVVPGNHDAYVPGAFDKTCRSWAAWMSGDGVSTPVDRNAFPYLRVRGNVALIGVSTARATAPFMANGFFLEGQAKRLGTVLDATAKRDLFRVIMIHHPPVRGAVSQYKRLFGIARFHKTVHRHGAELVLHGHSHLPSLFFIGGRGARIPIVGVAAAGQAPGGRNPAAQYNLLDIDGEKGDWRIRLTRRGLTGPAIPPSDLQVLELGADTEASRPLIKS from the coding sequence ATGTTCAGGCTCGCGCATATTTCCGATGTCCATCTGGGGCCACTCCCCGATGTAACCTATCGCGATCTCGCCTCCAAGCGCGTGGTCGGCTACGTCAACTGGCAGCGCAATCGCCGCCGCCATATGCACGACGCCGTCATCGACACGATCGTCGCCGACATGAAGGCGAGCGCACCCGACCACCTCGCTGTGACCGGCGATCTGGTCAATCTGGCGCTCGATGGCGAGATCGAGATGGCCAAACACTGGCTTGAGACGCTGGGCTCTCCCGATGACGTGTCGGTCGTTCCGGGAAACCACGACGCCTATGTGCCAGGCGCCTTCGACAAGACCTGCCGGTCCTGGGCGGCGTGGATGAGCGGCGACGGCGTCAGCACTCCGGTCGATCGCAACGCCTTTCCCTATCTGCGCGTGCGCGGCAATGTCGCACTGATCGGTGTCTCGACAGCGCGTGCCACGGCCCCGTTCATGGCCAACGGCTTTTTTCTCGAAGGCCAGGCCAAAAGGCTGGGCACGGTGCTCGACGCAACGGCCAAGCGCGACTTGTTCCGGGTGATCATGATCCACCATCCGCCAGTGCGCGGCGCCGTTTCTCAGTATAAGCGGCTGTTCGGCATCGCCCGCTTCCACAAGACCGTTCACCGGCACGGGGCCGAACTCGTGCTACACGGCCATTCGCATCTGCCGTCGCTGTTCTTCATCGGCGGACGCGGCGCCAGAATTCCGATCGTCGGTGTTGCTGCCGCTGGGCAGGCGCCTGGCGGCAGGAACCCGGCAGCACAGTACAATCTGCTCGATATCGACGGCGAGAAGGGCGACTGGCGGATCAGGCTGACGCGACGCGGCCTGACGGGGCCGGCCATACCGCCTTCCGATCTGCAGGTGCTGGAGCTTGGCGCGGATACCGAAGCATCCCGGCCACTGATCAAAAGCTGA